TCAACCAGTGCACCGTGGATCCCGCCGTGGTGTTTGGGGATGATGCGGCGGCGCAGACGTGCGCGTGCGAGGGATGCCAGGAGTGCTGCTGCTTCACGGTGAGTGGATTTACGGAGTGCTATTGGCCGTGTTGGTGAGGAGAACCGCCCCGATGGTTGGGGCGGTTTTTGCTTGGGAGATTTGGGCTTTTTTGACATCCACGCAGCGCGGAGTATACTGGGTAGTAGGTAGTGGTGGAGTAATTTTCGTGAAGAGGAGGATGTCATGGGATTTTTTGCATTTCTCGGTCGGCTCCTTGAACCAAGTCCCAGGTGGGTGTGTGATCCGAACGGGAAACGCAGACCACATTTGGCGCCGGAGACGGTGGAGTATCTTCGGAAGAAAGGTGCCAAAGCTCGGGGCAAGAAAAGCGGCTCCACCTTCCCTGGGGTCAACTCGGACGATGACTAGCGAGAAGTGGGAGTGGTACGCGAGTTGTACCCTGTCTCACACAACGCCCACCCCGGCAACGCGGGTGGGCTTTCCTGTGCGTGGTGGGCGGAAACAAAACGGTGTCCGGCCCGACCATCGGGGCCAGACACTGTTTTTCTTTCGACTAGGACCGTGCGCGGAATTTGCGGATGAACGTGAGGATCGCGAGGACGCCGAGGAGCGTCGCAAGCCAGTACATGGTGAGGTATGTGCGAACCATGCCCGTGTACGTGATCTGCTGTAGGGTGATGGTTCCGCGTACGGTCGCGACAGTATTACGGATGTCTTGCTGCGCGGTACCGTTTTGGTCCAGCGTTGCTTGGTAATCAGCGATGTTCCGTTCGAGTTCGGCACGCTGGCGCATGAAGTCCTTGCGAACAGATGCGATGCGGATATCGAGGGTGCGCTCTTCCTGCTCGAGTGCGGTGATGCGCTCCTGCTTGGCTACGATGGCGGCGGTGGTTGTGGGTGCGCTGTCGCGTGCGTCGGTGAGCGCGGCGCGCACGGTGCGGAGTTGGGCGGTGAGCGATGCGACGGTGTGCTCGCTCGTGGTGGTGATTTCATCGAGTTGCTGCGTGAGCTCGGTGATCTGCGAGGTGATGGACTGCTCGCGCTGCTCCAATCCCTGCTGCTGTGGTAGGAGGTTTTCCGCATGGAATGATTCCGTGAGGAACGGTGTGCGTACCATGCCGCGCAGCTCATCACGGAGCGCGGGGAGTTCGTCCTCCGGCAGCGCGAAGGATACGGAGCCGTACCGCTCGTTGAGCGAGAGCTGATCAATGCGTCCGCCATGTCCGCGGATGATCGTCTGCACGCGCTGTCCATCTTCCTGTACACGGCGCGTCCGCATCGTGGCGCGGTAATCCGTGCGGAGCAGTTCTCGATCATCCACGATGGGTGCCTTGTCCGGCGGACGCGGGATGGGTTCGAACTCGCTGTATGGCGCTTGGCTCCAATGCTCCGTTGATAGTTCGGGTCCCGCGATGCCGAGGCCGAGTGCGCTGTCGCTTGTACGAACGCCATTCGTATCCGCTTGATACGTCGCGACGTAGCTCGTCCTCGACACCACGAGCAGCGCGATCACTGCGGTGCCCGCGAGCGCGAGCGGGAGGAAGGGGAGTCGCAGAGGTGCTGTCACCCGTGCTCGCTTCGCGCTTGGCCGAACATGTTGCAGTGCCGCCGCTTTGAGCGCATCGTTGCGCTCCGGTGCTCGCCGCTGTGATGCGCCCCATCGTTTGAGTCGGTCGTGAAAGTTGGTCATACTCATTCAGCTATGAGCGTGCAGAAATGTATTCCCCTTTCGTCATTGCGAGGAGTCCCGAGGCAAGCTCGGGATGCCGGCTTGCTTCCATCTTGCAACGTCGGCATCCGCGACGTGGCAATCCCGCGCAATCAAGTGGAGAGATTGCCACGCCCTCACGGTCTCGGGCTCGCAATGACATTATTTCTAAACGGAGAGTTTCCGTGCTCGCTTCAAGGTACGATGGATGCGCACGCTCGTCGCGGTGACGGAAATGCCGAGTACGCGCGCGATGTCTTGCACTGCGAGATCGGCAATGTAGCGCAGGCGCAAGAGCTCGCGATCATCATCGGAGAGGTACGCAAGGATGCGCTCGACCTCCAGTGCATCGTCTGGCGTGGTCGTCGGTGCTGGCAGATGCTCGGCGCGTTCAAGGTCTACCTCGCGTCCCGATTTTCGCCAGTGCTGTCGGCACTCGTTCCGCGCAATCGTGAACAGGTACGCGCCAAACCCGTGCCCGCGTTCCTCGTAGCGGTCAATCGTCGCGATTGCCTTCATCCACGTCTGCTGGAGGAGATCAT
The sequence above is drawn from the bacterium genome and encodes:
- a CDS encoding sigma-70 family RNA polymerase sigma factor → MDTTINNDAQERVAALWDSYTPKLYGYLMNAVHDRTLADDLLQQTWMKAIATIDRYEERGHGFGAYLFTIARNECRQHWRKSGREVDLERAEHLPAPTTTPDDALEVERILAYLSDDDRELLRLRYIADLAVQDIARVLGISVTATSVRIHRTLKRARKLSV